The nucleotide sequence GGCGCCGCGCGCGGTCTCGGCGACGGTGTGGAGCAGGCGCGCGGCCTCCAGCGTGAAGCCGCCGCGGGCCAGCAGCCGGGCCAGCCGGCGCTGCTGCGTTCCGGCATCGTCGTCGGTCAGCGCCACCGTGCGGCCATAGCGCACCTGGAGGGACAGCGCGTCGAGCGCGCTGCCCGGAGTCGTCTCCAGATGGCCGATCACCGCGTCGAGAAGGCCGCGCCCTGTGGTCAGCGCCGCCCGCCCGCGCGCCGTCGCGCCGAAGCGGCGGCCGAGCAGGCCGAAGATGTCGAGCGCCGCGTCGATCCGCCCGGCGCGGGTGTAGGCGGCGCCCAGCGCGGCCAGCGCGTCCGTCTCCACATCGCCGCCGCGCCAGGCGTAGCGCAGGCTTTCCAGCTCCGCGATGGCGCCGGGATCGTCCAGCGCGCCGCTGGCCAGCCGCAGCTCGATGGAGCGCACCTGGGCGCGGTGCCCGTAGAGGTTCGGCAGTGCGGCGGCCCGCTTGTAGTGGGTTAGCGCTTCCGCCGTCTCGTTGTGCAGCTCCGCCAGACGACCGCGGAAGAAGTCGAGCCGCCCGTCGGTGGCGCCGATGCCGTCCAGCGTGATCATCTCCAGCACGATCAGGTTCAGTGACGCGCCGTCCGCCGCCTCGCCCGCCGATTCGGCGAGCAGGGTCAGCAGGCGTCCGCGCAGGTCGGCGGGGTAGGTCAGCAGCCGTTTCAGCGCGATGGGCAGGCTCGACTTCGCCGCGGTCCAGCGGCTGGGGGCCAGGGTGGCGCTGCGCCAGACATGGTGGTCGGCGGCGGCGGGGGAGGGTTGGGCGCGGACGAACTGGCTGTCGTCCGGGTCGGCGGTGCCGTCCAGCGCCCGGAAGGCGTCGCGCAGCAGGCGCAGTTCGTAGCGCTGGTCCGGCCCCGGCGTCAGGCTCTCCGCGGCGTCCAGGGCGGCGCGGCCCTCTTCCGGCAGGGCGCGGGCCAGCGTGAAGCGGGCCATGGCGAGCAGCGCCTCCACCCGCGCGCGGCCCTGGCTCTCGGCGATGCGCTGCTCCAGATGCTGCTTGCGCGCGGGGTAGTCGTCGCCGGCCCAGGCGTCCAGGTCGAAGGCGCGGATCGGCGGGTCGGCCTGGACGGCGGGAGCCGCGACCGGCGGCGGCGCGGCTGACGTTGGCACGGCTGACGGCGGCATGGCCGTTGGCGGCACGGCGGCCACCGTCTTGGCGGGCTCCGGCTTCGGCGGCGGAGCGGGGGGCGGGGCCTTGGCGACCGGTTGCGGCTGGACCGGTGGCGGTGCCTGCACCATGGGCGGCGCCTGCACGACCGGCTGGGCCTGGGCGCTGGCGACCGGGTTCAGCCGCTCGGCGAGGCTGATGGGCGCTGTCTGGGTGGCGGCCGTTGGGGCGGGCGCCGGTTCGGGAGGCGGCGGCGCGATCACCGGAAACACCGACGCGCCGGGCGCCTCGGCGAGCAATGTGGTGTCGGCGGACGCTGGAACCGGGGCGCCGGGCTTGCGCGCCGGTCGCGGCGGGTCGGCCACGTCGATGAAGGTGATCCGCCGCTCCCGGCGCACGGAGACGCGGGCGCCGCAGGGCCACTCCATCGTCAGGCTGCGCCCCTCCTCCGCCGTCTGGAAGCCGGTCAGCCGCCGCGAATAGGTGCCGTTCAGCGCCTCCAGAGGCCAGGGGACCGGTTGCGAAAAGGCGATGCGCCCGCCGCAGCTCCCCACATCGACCGCCGGGGCGCCCTGCGCGTTGACCAGAGCCAGACGCGAGAAGTCGGCGTGGTCGCCCGTCTGCACATTGATGTGGACTGGGATCGCTGCCGGCGCCTCCGCCGCGGCGGGAGGCGTGGTCAGGGCGGTGGTGACCGACAGCAGGGCCAGGGAGATGGACAGGGTCCGGCAGGGATGCATCGCGACTGCCCCAAATTTTATCTAAATCGGAATCAAATCCCCCAAGACACCGATCAGTTCCCGTCGCGGCGCCTCAGGTTGAAACCCGGCTTTAAACTGCATCACCTAGGTTAAGGCGGCGTTCAAACGGAAGGTGTCCGGCGATGGAGAATCCCCTTTACATCGGATTGTCGCGGCAAGTGGCGTTGCGCCGGCAGCTCGATGTCGTGGCGAACAACATCGCCAACATGAACACTGCGGGATTCCGCGGCGAGCGCATGCTGTTCGAAGCGGCGATGGAGCGCGGCGGCATGAAGCCGTCCGACAAGATCGCCTTCACCATCGACCGCGCCACCTACACCGACTTCACCGCCGGCAGCCTGAAGCCCACCGACAACCCCTACGACGTGGCGCTGGACGGCGACGGCTGGCTGCAGGTGCAGACGCCGGACGGCCCGCGCTACACCCGCGACGGGCGGATGCGGCGCGACGTCGACGGGCAGCTCGTGAACGCCGGCGGCTTCCCCTATCTGGACGACAACCAGCAGCCCATCGTCATCCCGGCCGATCGCAGCCGGATGGAGATCGGCACCGACGGGCTGGTCTCCGCCGACAACGAGATGATCGCCCGGCTGCGCGTCGTCCGCTTCGAGAGCCCGCAGGCGCTCGCCCAGACCGGCGACGTGCTGTTCGACGCCGGGGACGCCCAGCCGCTGGCGGCCCCCGACGCCCGGATCATCCAGGGCAAGGTGGAGCAGTCCAACGTCCAGTCCATCGCCGAGATGTCGCGGATGATGGAGCTGACGCGCGACTACCAGTCGGTCACCCGCATGATGGACGACGGGCAGGAGCTGCTGCGCTCCGCCATCAACCGTCTCGGCAAATCCGCTTAAAATCAGGAGATTGCGTCCATGCGCGTGCTCAGCATCGCTTCGACCGGCATGATGGCCCAGCAGTTGAACGTCGAGGTCATCTCCAACAACATCGCCAACATCAACACCACCGCCTTCAAGCGCGGGCGCGCCGAGTTCCAGGACCTGATGTACCAGTCGGAGCGGCGCCAGGGCAGCCAGTCCACCGACGCCGGCACCATCATCCCGACCGGCATCGAGGTCGGCCTCGGCGTGCGTCCGGGGGCGGTCAACCGCATCAACACGACCGGCAACCTGACCTCCACCGGGAACGAGCTGGACCTCGCCATCGAGGGGCGCGGCTATTTCAACATCCGCATGCCCGCGGGCGAGACCGCCTACACCCGCGCCGGCGGCTTCAAGCTGTCGCCGGAGGGCACCATCGTGACCAGCGACGGCCACCCGGTGCTGCCGGAGGTCACCGTGCCGCAGGGCACGCGGGAGATCGCCGTGAACGCGTCGGGCGAGGTGCAGGCCTTCGTCGACGGGCAGACCCGCCCGCGCGTGCTGGGCCAGCTCGTGATGACCGTGTTCGTCAACGAATCCGGGCTGGAGGCGATGGGCGACAACCTCTACCGGTCCACCCCCGCCTCGGGCGAGCCGCAGGACGGCACCGGCGGGCAGGCGGGCTTCGGCACGATCCGGCAGAAGTATCTGGAATCCTCCAACGTCAACGTCGTCCAGGAGATCACCGAACTCATCTCGGCCCAGCGCGCCTACGAGATGAACGCGAAGGTGGTCGAGGCCGGCGACCAGATGGCCTCCACCCTCTCCAACATGCGGTGACCGCCATGCGGCGTTCCGTTCGGCGTCTCACCGGCTTCGCGTTGGCCCTGCATCTGCTCTGCGCGCCCGCCCAGGCGGCCACTCTCTCCGACGGCGAGGGCGCCGTGGAGGCGCTGCTGGCGCAGGAGCTGGCGGCCTCGCTCGGCCCGGCGGTGCCGCCGGACGCGCGGGTCTCGGTGGTGCTGACCGTGCCCTTCTCCGGCCCGGTGGAGGCGGTGCGCGACCTGTCCTACGACCCGCGCGGCGGGCTGGTCCGCGCGCTGGTCAGCAGCAACGGGCGCATCGTCGAGGTGAAGGCCAAGGCCGACATCATGGTCGAGGTGCCGGTGCCGACGCGCCGCATCCTGCCCGGCGAGGTGATCGCCGACAGCGACCTGACCACCATCCCGATGCCGCTGGAGCGGCTGAATGGCGCCGTCATTACTTCGCGCGACAGCTTGGCCGGGCTGGCCAGCCGCCGCCAGCTCTCCGCCGGGCGGCTGATCCAGACCTCCGCGGTCGGCGCCCCGCTGGTGGTCCAGCGCAACAAGCCGGTCAGCCTCGTCTACGAGGACGGGCCGCTGCAGTTGATGGCGCGCGGCCGCGCCCTGCAGGACGGCGGGGTGGGGGAGCTGGTGCGGGTGATGAACGTCGCCAGCAACATCGTCGTCACCGGCACCATCACCGGGCCGCAGACCGTCACGGTCGCCGGGCCGCCCGAGGCCATGCCATGAAAGCGCTTTTCCAGCGTCAGTTCCGCGAAGACGCATGGCCGCCAACGCCGGCAAGCCAGACCCCCACCCCAACCCTCCCCCGCTGGGCGGAGGAGGGAGCAAGTGCTTGTTGGGAAAGACAGCGGCAGTCCCTCCCCCGCCCAGCGGGGGAGGTAGGGTGGGGGCACGCCTCTGCGCCCGTCAGGCTCCAATCAAGGACACCCCCCATGCGCACGCTTCCGCCCCGCCGCGTCCTGCTTCCCTTCCTCGCCCTGACGGTGGCGCTCGCCGGCTGCGGGCGGCTGGCCGACGTGGGGCAGGCGCCGCGCCTGTCGGAAATCTCCAACCCCGCCATGGCGCCGGAGGCGCGCGTCATCTCCATG is from Azospirillum sp. TSH58 and encodes:
- the flgF gene encoding flagellar basal-body rod protein FlgF; amino-acid sequence: MENPLYIGLSRQVALRRQLDVVANNIANMNTAGFRGERMLFEAAMERGGMKPSDKIAFTIDRATYTDFTAGSLKPTDNPYDVALDGDGWLQVQTPDGPRYTRDGRMRRDVDGQLVNAGGFPYLDDNQQPIVIPADRSRMEIGTDGLVSADNEMIARLRVVRFESPQALAQTGDVLFDAGDAQPLAAPDARIIQGKVEQSNVQSIAEMSRMMELTRDYQSVTRMMDDGQELLRSAINRLGKSA
- the flgG gene encoding flagellar basal-body rod protein FlgG is translated as MRVLSIASTGMMAQQLNVEVISNNIANINTTAFKRGRAEFQDLMYQSERRQGSQSTDAGTIIPTGIEVGLGVRPGAVNRINTTGNLTSTGNELDLAIEGRGYFNIRMPAGETAYTRAGGFKLSPEGTIVTSDGHPVLPEVTVPQGTREIAVNASGEVQAFVDGQTRPRVLGQLVMTVFVNESGLEAMGDNLYRSTPASGEPQDGTGGQAGFGTIRQKYLESSNVNVVQEITELISAQRAYEMNAKVVEAGDQMASTLSNMR
- the flgA gene encoding flagellar basal body P-ring formation chaperone FlgA, giving the protein MRRSVRRLTGFALALHLLCAPAQAATLSDGEGAVEALLAQELAASLGPAVPPDARVSVVLTVPFSGPVEAVRDLSYDPRGGLVRALVSSNGRIVEVKAKADIMVEVPVPTRRILPGEVIADSDLTTIPMPLERLNGAVITSRDSLAGLASRRQLSAGRLIQTSAVGAPLVVQRNKPVSLVYEDGPLQLMARGRALQDGGVGELVRVMNVASNIVVTGTITGPQTVTVAGPPEAMP